From the genome of Bombyx mori chromosome 7, ASM3026992v2:
atcgtGATCCATCCTATTATCCTGAACAccgatataaattttaatttacagtcCGACTAGTATtataaggttttttatttatttatttattttctgtatgTATGAAGCTATACCGACTAatatcattttgtttattttaaactcTTTATTGATTTCGCCTTTATACCTTAGTGAAGTAAACTGACATTATACTTTTTACAGGTACAACTGACGCCCCAAAAGGAGTTCAACGTCCCTGCGGCCACGCAGCCACGCTCTGCTGGTCCATGAAAAAGGTGTATGGTCTCCAACGAGGAGTGTGGTGGGCGGCGTCAGACCTGGGCTGGGTGGTCGGTCATTCGTACATTTGCTACGGTCCGCTCTTGGCTGGAATGACTTCCGTTCTGTATGAAGGAAAACCCGATCGTACGCCAGATCCTGGACAATATTTCAGGTTGATCTTTCTATTGGCTTACAAAAAACTAGACTTACTTTTCCCGTGAGGAAACGTTCCTTTGAGTCGTTCGAGCATTTagcgtatttttatttattctgacTGTCTTATTAAGTAAGGTACCAACAATACGCGAAGACCACGTTTAAATCATCTGTATgattaatgcgagttttttaacgttctcgatagcgtacgagttagcccaattttgtatgcagttggaacagcgctcctagcggtaaacgtaTTCAAACGGTCCCTTTCCATAcgaatatgagttaacttttacgctatcgagaacgttaaaaaactctcgcTAAGCAAACTGGTCATCCAACAACGCTGACTGATTCAAAACTTAGCTATCAACATCCGCCAATCTCTTTAATATTGGGATTGTATGCATTCACGTTTTCATAGTAActtcattaaattaaatcatttatgAAAAGATTATTTaccgaaattttttttttttaatcggtgTTAGGTTTTACCCGATAACATCACCTATGCCATTATGAGTGTTGAAGAATAGCTGAACTGAACCGAATATCAATCTTGACAGCACGTCAGCATGTGTTTTTGGCTTAATTAACATCAGATCGTCTCACGGACTGTCTGACCGTCGCGTTTGCCACAGCTCGCAAAGATGACAACGTGATTATTATACATCTTCCCATTCCAAGACACTTGCTTTGGCAAATTGACTGCAATATCATTTAAACAAGTTCTACTTCAAACATTTAAAGTAGGAACTAAGAAGCTAGGGATAAGGATTTGGGGGCATCAACAACTGGATGATCTTCCATCGATCCGAACCGATGCCGCGATGGTCCGAATgctattgttcggaacttgtacatGTGACGCAAACATATCTTGAGAATATCGATTAGCAACGCTACAAAGGAGTTAGGGTCGAGAAAATATGCATCAAAACGGCCCGAGTCTTGTAATTCTAATTAATAACCGGGCAAAGTATTATCATTAGGATTCTCTGACCTATACAATGCAGCTTTAGTCGATGTCTATTGCATCAGCAAACTATTATTTTTCCTccacaaattttatttcaccaaTTTTACAGGATAATAGAGCAACATCGTGTAAACGCTCTATTCACGATTCCGACGGCATTCAGGGTGCTGAAACGAGCCGATCCTAACGCTAAATACGCGAGGAGATACTGCCAGAAATCACTAAAGACGGTCTTCATTGCTGGAGAGCATTGCGACCAGGATACAAGGGTACTTATGgatttttcaaaaaacatttGGTCAGGATTATACAATTATACATTATACAGGTCGTCGTGAcctacaggataagacgtccgatgcattcgtgttgagtgatacaccgatgttcgaatcccaggcgggtaccaatttttctaatgaaatacgtactcaacaaatgttcacgattgatttccacggtgaaggaataacatcgtgtaataaaaatcaaacctgcaaaattataatttgcgtaattatcggtggtaggacctcttgtgagtccgcgcgggtaggtaccaccaccctgcctatttctgccgtgaagcagtaatgcgtttcggtgtgaagggtgaggcagccgttgtaactatacttgagaccttggaacccaaatctcaaggtggtggcacatttacgtcgtagatatctatgggctccagtaaccacttaacaccaggtgggctgagagctcgtccaccctattaagcaacaacaaaaaaaaaattttttgtataaTGAGAGCATTTTAACAGATACATTAATACTTTACAAACAATAAAACGAAAACTGTCTATGTATGTAACTGTATGCTTTATACGAAAAGTcgcaattataataattataaacccAATGAAAAAAGCAAAATGAAACCGTAaaggtatatttattttagtttgatATTATTTTCCATCACGACTGTCTATGGACGCCGATAAGAGATTTTTACCGGTGAAAGAGGGTATTATGAACTTGCTCGGAATTTATAGTTAGCACCGTCTTGCTTGTTTTTTGCCGCGAAAATATTCGAATGCATTTGAACTCACTATCGAAGCCGGATTTTATAAGCTTCGGGGTGTAGGATAAGCGGCGATAATTGCCTAACACCAGCCACTTATGGTACTTATTATGAACTTTATTACAGCAATGGGCTGAACGTGTCTTCGGCGTGCCAGTACTCAATCATTGGTGGCAAACGGAATCAGGGTCCCCGATCACTGCACCCTGCCTTGGTTACGGCGTCAAATCCGTGCCGCCCTACTCCGCTGGATATCCAGTCGCTGGATATGACAGTAAGTTAGTTTTTATTGTCTTCGACGACCGAGGAGCCCTCGGCCACTTGGTGAGTCACCAATATGAGGGTAATAGTTGCGTACCGCCCAGAAATTCTTTCATAGTTGTTCGAAGAATTTCAGAGCACTCAGGAAATGCAGTGGAAGGAAGTTCATTCCTAATTCGAAtccagataaataaataaataaatatttactaacaatcacgccacgttaactggtacAGATGActggtaccagataacggaaataaatgtaagatttttattatacctacacatacataaatttaatatacatccataaccctggaaaatacatttatatttatcatacaaatatcttcccttggcgggattcgaacccgcgacccccttgtgtaatgaccatgtcacttaccactacaccagacggtcgtcaAAGGTGGAGCTGGAGCGTGGTAAACATGATCTACACTGTAGATGAATGCAGTGGTTCTAATTAGTAAGGATGAACTGTGCACCAATGGCGGGTGGTGTATTGATAAAAGGACTTGACGGAAACATTTGACTTTCCTCAGGATATTGTCCATGGAATATAGAGTACATAACATAAAGTGAATCATAGTCCCTCCGAAGACCCAAAGGCTTTAAAGATCCATAAAATCAGGCTTGTCGACAATCCGGACAACCCTAATCTGTAAAGAATCAAATTAAGATATGGGCGAAAGGTATGTAGGAGAAACACCGTGCCTTGTGGAATTGATAGTGTCGTTGTAGAACCTGCAAAAATCCaagctaatattaataaatcgtgcatgaaaaatactaaatatttcacaaaaaattacagtagaattgagaacctcctccttttttatATTGGTTAATAAGCTATTGATCGTAAACTTTAGTAGATGGCCGAGAACATAATGTGTACTAGATATCCACGATAAGAATGAGTACCTACACAAATACCCGTTTGCCATACTAGTGAGTGAGACTGAGCTGTCAGTATAGATATCATAATCACAAGACCACAGCGGGGGAGAGAGACGGGGTCTTCTTATAAATCAGGCTAATCTAAGCATTCCGCCCATAGCTTACATTTTTGTAAAACTTGATCCTTAGTTCGTACACTTCGAGAGGACGGAATGGAATGCAAGCCCGGTGAAGTGGGTAGGCTGGTTGCGAAGCTGCCTCTCCCACCAGGATTCGCTTCAACACTGTGGCGATCTGATGAACGATTCAAGAAAATCTATTTCGAGGCTTATCCGGTAGGTGAAGAGACAAAATTGCaaatatatttagattttttttttattgcttggatgggtggacgagctcacagcccacctgatgttaagtggttactggagcctatagacatctacaacgtaaatgcgccacctaccttgagatataagtactaagctctcagtatagttaacacggctgtcccatccttcaaaccgaaacgcattattgcttcacggcagaaatagacagggcggtggtacctacccgcgcggactcacaagaggtcctaccaccagtaataaaaataatatagtagtAACATAgtagatataatataaatataatatagtagATATTAATATACTTAGTTGTCGTGATAATGAGGGTCTCCCACATATCTTCTGAACCTTGGTGTCTCAAGATAGACTGTGTGTGTATTCACCTCATAGACATATTCATTGACATAACAATTCAAAACTTAAATGTCTAGGGCTACTACGACACCCAAGATGCGGGCTGGATCAGCTTAGACGGGGCTGTGTGGGTCGTAGCCAGGGCTGATGACGTCATCAACGTAGCTGGACACCGGCTGTCTACGGCGGCTCTTGAAGATGTCGTGCTACGACACACGAGGGTAGCGGACGCTGTCGTGGTTGGAGCACCGGACCCAACTAAAGGCGACGTGCCTCTCTGCCTCTACGTCATGAGACCTCCGCAAGACGGTGAGCTTGgtgattttgtattttattttaatcactgTAAGGTATATTATGGTACAATATATAGCGTATTAGTTGCTgacatttttcctttttttttatttaattttttcctacctaagctgatagccttaagaggctatttcagcgtaacctttactagtaggtgagctcacggggctcaaaccggagtgttgctaactagccctagcaagagcagtgcttcgcagaatctaccaccggatcggaaacgcgacccactgagaagatccagcgagaaactcagtgggcatttTTTCCTATAAAGATCTTTAACTACTACACGTAAAATGCTAAGCGTATTTTCAAACAGATTTATTTTCAGACGAAGAAATAGTAGCCGAAAGCACAGTAACACAAGAACTGATTGCTCTGGTCCGTCATCTCATTGGGCCGATCGCAGCTTTCCGCAAAGCTGTGGCAGTTCCCGCCCTACCGAGGACCAGATCAGGGAAGGCGCTAAGAGGTGCCATTGCCAAATTGGCCAGGTCTCAGTCAGTGAAAATACCTTCCACTATAGAAGATCCATCGGTCTTCGGTGACATCAAACTGGCTTTGCAGAAATTTGGTTACGCCACAGACGCGCCGGACCCTGAGTTTTGAAATATATCGTAAAATAAAACGAATTGACGGTATTTCGGAATAAGAAAGTGTCAAAACGATAGATTTTTGATGGCTTGGACTGCAACACATGCGTGTGCATTCACAGATCCACTAATTCTCGTTCCGTGTCCGCAAATAATACAGGTTAAAATAAGagaaatatagatattaaacgATATGTTACCTAAGCTATAGGGCTTATTTCAGTTTGACGCGATTAATGAATGCTTACTTCCGACTTCGGATCTGGTTCATCCACATTATCTCACTTTTGGTTTCTTCAGACAGTCTAACAACAAAAGTGACCTACCTACATATGCTATTTGAtagtttattgattatttttaattcaatgtaATTCATTATAATTCATGGAATATTGATGATCCGTATTAAGAATAGAACCCACTTTTTATAATAACAGCAATAGAATTGGGTCATAAAGCCCAAATAAAGATTTTCTATTTGTCAGGTGATGTAAGTGACTTttaaaaatgtgtaataatattatactttaattagttaaattatttattagtatgcTTAATTAGTATGCTTgagttaaattaataattaataaagaaatacgTATGTGAATGTTAAACATCTTCCTGATATACTTacctatttgttttatttaatggtgtattattttaattagaatagagtagaataaaaaaacaaattaattgatTTGTCTACCTATTtgattcggtttttttttctgtctagATCGAGAATTTCGTATTTCGTTGCTTAAACATTGAGGAATTACAAATAAACGTGTGCAACCTAGGATTAGTCAATGTTAGTTAAtgacagatatttttttaataattagtatgtgttttttctttggtaTCAAATATCATCGAAACAGATAAGCTCTCATCAAGTAAACGTGTTTCTAATAGTGTGGTACGTTTGTGGAGGTATCTACATAGCTAATAAaagtatgtttatttaatagttGTTTTTTGTAtggtgtttgttttttttttgtgatattttAGTTGTAAGTGTTGTATTTTACGGAATAAAGTTAATGCaatgaaaatatgtattttaataataattaaaacatgtcATTGAATGACAATGCAACGTCTTATGCGTTGAGCTCCGAGTTGATCGTTATTCTTTCATACGATAGTAAAGGGAAGGGGTGACTTTGGTGGCATCCTTGGAAAATTCAGGATTTTGCCCCCTTCACCACTTGTCACAGGCCTCCTGCCGACGCCCATATTGTAAACGAAGACAGCCATTTCGGATATAGGGTTAAACTCAGGGTCTATGAGCACAAAGTGGACGATCGTTGAAACTTCCGCACGTGAGTGGTGATTCGAAAGGATGGATACTGGTAAACGAGGCAAGCATCTTCCTGGAATTGGTGTTCGTTGGAAAACGTAGGCTGATTGCTCAGCTGGCAGTGTTGGAAGCTTGATCTCGCCCTCGATCATCGAGGTGGTTCACCCATTCCTTTCAGATTGGGTGAACCGTCACCAAGATCGTCACTCTTCGAGTTAATTACATTGAAGATcacataaacaaaaatatgcTAAACGGTTGAGTTATTAACAGTTATAATAAATTGCTCAAGCTGATAGTAGAAAATGAATAATGTTATTGACATATTATGTGGTAGGTAactacttaatatttttataaattttatttttttgtatatctcGTATATTTTAGTGTATAGTCTGTGATTCTATTTGACAACGATGACATCTGTCAGAGGCTGACGCATCACAAAAACCATCGCCCAAAATTTTATCCAAATACAAAATATGAAAGTAAAAACAAATTGAGAAAACGTTTTTTAGAGTTAAAAAATTCTCACCATTAAAATATATCGATGACATTTTAACCAGTCGATAATTTTTTATGCGTTAAAAGTGAAAGTTTAAAATAGAACTTTAAAAACGTGTTTGTTTTCCTCAACCGGTTCAAAGGAATAAGGTGAATTAAATTAGATTACTACTAATAAGTTGGTCTCAAGTCAATATTGAACTTTTATTATTCCAATAAAAGGATAGTTTTGTTATTCCAATATAAGTAATCAAATAAGTACCTGATTGTTtacgtaaatataattttttcgtgTTATCAAAATGTTTATCTAATTTTTTCTTCAGATAGTGCAAATATTATCAGTCGTCTGTAAAAGTATTAGTAAGTACACAGATAAAttgatttggaaaaaataagaaaatattaaaacttcTGCATCTCGTTCTATCAATGCTGGGGGTCATGACTACACGTCCTGTCCATGGCATCATCAACCTTATATCATTCGATATTTTTGCAAGTACCATCAGCATAATTATGTAATTGCAAATATTACAACAAGCACAAGATGCATTTTTGCTCCACACCTTTAAACTGATACTACTTTTGATTTTAATTGAGTGCTTATTGTCTTTCTATTACATTGTAGAGAGGCGTTTCCCTACGTGAGGCCTATGCCCTACAAGGGgccaatttgataattaagtgGGGCAATTGCACTAAATGaatatagaaaatctgtattaaaattattttgaatttgaatttcagtttttattatatgttttgaaatattacttactgtgttctgataacaatttcatagtgatttctACCTAAAACCTAacatttatgtttcttaagtgaacaaatcaattttttaatgttaaaaattatattgtatgagggcataaatattttacaaaagtgGGAAACACTGTTTTA
Proteins encoded in this window:
- the LOC101743386 gene encoding acyl-CoA synthetase short-chain family member 3, mitochondrial isoform X1, producing the protein MHQQNEVGNKIEKSKFESSISELKKKTFVSAADIECYNVCGTTPEYEKAQQRSLNDPEGFWSEVGSELEWTKPWDRVLDDSNAPFTKWWVGGEMSVCYNAVDRHVVNGRGEQFALVHDSPLTDTARKISYNELKDQVSRLAGKLTTLGVSKGARVLIYMPLVPEAIIAMLATNRIGAIHSVVFGGFAARELRTRIEHAEPTVIIAASCGVEPNKIVRYKDILDEALCQSSHQPRSCIIYQRRRVLECPLEIGRDISWDEGLEADPVPCESVEANEPLYILYTSGTTDAPKGVQRPCGHAATLCWSMKKVYGLQRGVWWAASDLGWVVGHSYICYGPLLAGMTSVLYEGKPDRTPDPGQYFRIIEQHRVNALFTIPTAFRVLKRADPNAKYARRYCQKSLKTVFIAGEHCDQDTRQWAERVFGVPVLNHWWQTESGSPITAPCLGYGVKSVPPYSAGYPVAGYDIRTLREDGMECKPGEVGRLVAKLPLPPGFASTLWRSDERFKKIYFEAYPGYYDTQDAGWISLDGAVWVVARADDVINVAGHRLSTAALEDVVLRHTRVADAVVVGAPDPTKGDVPLCLYVMRPPQDDLFSDEEIVAESTVTQELIALVRHLIGPIAAFRKAVAVPALPRTRSGKALRGAIAKLARSQSVKIPSTIEDPSVFGDIKLALQKFGYATDAPDPEF
- the LOC101743386 gene encoding acyl-CoA synthetase short-chain family member 3, mitochondrial isoform X3; the protein is MGNSTDVCGTTPEYEKAQQRSLNDPEGFWSEVGSELEWTKPWDRVLDDSNAPFTKWWVGGEMSVCYNAVDRHVVNGRGEQFALVHDSPLTDTARKISYNELKDQVSRLAGKLTTLGVSKGARVLIYMPLVPEAIIAMLATNRIGAIHSVVFGGFAARELRTRIEHAEPTVIIAASCGVEPNKIVRYKDILDEALCQSSHQPRSCIIYQRRRVLECPLEIGRDISWDEGLEADPVPCESVEANEPLYILYTSGTTDAPKGVQRPCGHAATLCWSMKKVYGLQRGVWWAASDLGWVVGHSYICYGPLLAGMTSVLYEGKPDRTPDPGQYFRIIEQHRVNALFTIPTAFRVLKRADPNAKYARRYCQKSLKTVFIAGEHCDQDTRQWAERVFGVPVLNHWWQTESGSPITAPCLGYGVKSVPPYSAGYPVAGYDIRTLREDGMECKPGEVGRLVAKLPLPPGFASTLWRSDERFKKIYFEAYPGYYDTQDAGWISLDGAVWVVARADDVINVAGHRLSTAALEDVVLRHTRVADAVVVGAPDPTKGDVPLCLYVMRPPQDDLFSDEEIVAESTVTQELIALVRHLIGPIAAFRKAVAVPALPRTRSGKALRGAIAKLARSQSVKIPSTIEDPSVFGDIKLALQKFGYATDAPDPEF
- the LOC101743386 gene encoding acyl-CoA synthetase short-chain family member 3, mitochondrial isoform X4 — protein: MGNSTDVCGTTPEYEKAQQRSLNDPEGFWSEVGSELEWTKPWDRVLDDSNAPFTKWWVGGEMSVCYNAVDRHVVNGRGEQFALVHDSPLTDTARKISYNELKDQVSRLAGKLTTLGVSKGARVLIYMPLVPEAIIAMLATNRIGAIHSVVFGGFAARELRTRIEHAEPTVIIAASCGVEPNKIVRYKDILDEALCQSSHQPRSCIIYQRRRVLECPLEIGRDISWDEGLEADPVPCESVEANEPLYILYTSGTTDAPKGVQRPCGHAATLCWSMKKVYGLQRGVWWAASDLGWVVGHSYICYGPLLAGMTSVLYEGKPDRTPDPGQYFRIIEQHRVNALFTIPTAFRVLKRADPNAKYARRYCQKSLKTVFIAGEHCDQDTRQWAERVFGVPVLNHWWQTESGSPITAPCLGYGVKSVPPYSAGYPVAGYDIRTLREDGMECKPGEVGRLVAKLPLPPGFASTLWRSDERFKKIYFEAYPGYYDTQDAGWISLDGAVWVVARADDVINVAGHRLSTAALEDVVLRHTRVADAVVVGAPDPTKGDVPLCLYVMRPPQDDEEIVAESTVTQELIALVRHLIGPIAAFRKAVAVPALPRTRSGKALRGAIAKLARSQSVKIPSTIEDPSVFGDIKLALQKFGYATDAPDPEF
- the LOC101743386 gene encoding acyl-CoA synthetase short-chain family member 3, mitochondrial isoform X2, which produces MHQQNEVGNKIEKSKFESSISELKKKTFVSAADIECYNVCGTTPEYEKAQQRSLNDPEGFWSEVGSELEWTKPWDRVLDDSNAPFTKWWVGGEMSVCYNAVDRHVVNGRGEQFALVHDSPLTDTARKISYNELKDQVSRLAGKLTTLGVSKGARVLIYMPLVPEAIIAMLATNRIGAIHSVVFGGFAARELRTRIEHAEPTVIIAASCGVEPNKIVRYKDILDEALCQSSHQPRSCIIYQRRRVLECPLEIGRDISWDEGLEADPVPCESVEANEPLYILYTSGTTDAPKGVQRPCGHAATLCWSMKKVYGLQRGVWWAASDLGWVVGHSYICYGPLLAGMTSVLYEGKPDRTPDPGQYFRIIEQHRVNALFTIPTAFRVLKRADPNAKYARRYCQKSLKTVFIAGEHCDQDTRQWAERVFGVPVLNHWWQTESGSPITAPCLGYGVKSVPPYSAGYPVAGYDIRTLREDGMECKPGEVGRLVAKLPLPPGFASTLWRSDERFKKIYFEAYPGYYDTQDAGWISLDGAVWVVARADDVINVAGHRLSTAALEDVVLRHTRVADAVVVGAPDPTKGDVPLCLYVMRPPQDDEEIVAESTVTQELIALVRHLIGPIAAFRKAVAVPALPRTRSGKALRGAIAKLARSQSVKIPSTIEDPSVFGDIKLALQKFGYATDAPDPEF